DNA from Hwangdonia lutea:
GTAGCTTCTCCAGCATGCCTCACAGCACACCTTCGACGACACTACAATGCTCCCCTACCACTTTTTCAAGTCCATAGCTTCGGTAGTATGTTTATGCCCGATTATTATCCATGCCGAACCGCTCGACTAGTGAGCTGTTACGCACTCTTTAAATGAATGGCTGCTTCCAAGCCAACATCCTAGCTGTCAAAGCAGTTCAACCGCGTTTATTCAACTTAACATACATTTGGGGACCTTAGCTGATGGTCTGGGTTCTTTCCCTCTCGGACATGGACCTTAGCACCCATGCCCTCACTGCTGATCAACATTTTATAGCATTCGGAGTTTGTCAGGAATTGGTAGGCGGTGAAGCCCCCGCATCCAATCAGTAGCTCTACCTCTATAAAACTATAAATCAACGCTGCACCTAAATGCATTTCGGGGAGTACGAGCTATTTCCGAGTTTGATTGGCCTTTCACCCCTACCCACAGGTCATCCGAAGACTTTTCAACGTCAACCGGTTCGGGCCTCCACAGTGTGTTACCACTGCTTCACCCTGCCCATGGGTAGATCACACGGTTTCGCGTCTACCACTACTAACTAAAGCGCCCTGTTCAGACTCGCTTTCGCTACGGATCCGGACCTGAAGTCCTTAACCTTGCTAGCAACGGTAACTCGTAGGCTCATTATGCAAAAGGCACGCCGTCACAGAATAAATTCCGCTCCGACCGCTTGTAAGCGTATGGTTTCAGGTTCTGTTTCACTCCCTTATTCAGGGTTCTTTTCACCTTTCCCTCACGGTACTAGTTCACTATCGGTCTCTCAGGAGTATTTAGCCTTATCGGATGGTCCCGACGGTTTCATACAGGATTACTCGTGTCCCGCACTACTCAGGATACCACTATCTACGCACGCTTTGCCTATACCGGGCTATCACCGTCTATGGCCTGTCTTTCCAAACAGTTCTAGTTCATTGTGTTTCGAATGTCGTGGTCCTACAACCCCAACAATGCCGTAACATTGTTGGTTTGGGCTAATCCGCGTTCGCTCGCCACTACTAACGGAATCACTTTTGTTTTCTTCTCCTCCGGGTACTTAGATGTTTCAGTTCTCCGGGTTCGCCTCCTTGCGGATAACATGTCTTCAACATGCTGGGTTGCCCCATTCGGATATCTGCGGATCAAATCGTGTGTGCCGATCCCCGCAGCTTTTCGCAGCTTATCACGTCCTTCATCGCCTCTGAGAGCCTAGGCATTCCCCATACGCTCTTATTTAGCTTATTGTACTTTTTGCTTTTTTAATGAGTTTTGATCTGATGGCCGTAAGGCCGCCAAATCTTGATCGATTGCACATCGCTCGTTGTGAGTGCAACCAACCTTACAATTATTTTTGTAAAATCGGACGTATCCGACTTTACTTCATGTATCTTTTTTCAATATGTCAATGAACGTGTGGCGAATCGCCACTGATAAATTATTATCAGTAGTCGACCTTAAGCCGTTGTGGAGAATATCGGAGTCGAACCGATGACCTCCTGCGTGCAAGGCAGGCGCTCTAGCCAGCTGAGCTAATCCCCCGTTTGTGAATCGAAATTCCAAAAATTCAAAATTCCAAATTCCAAAAAGGATAGGCATCCCAACTTCTAAAATTTCCTTTCAATATGTTATGAACTTTTCCAAAGCCTTATCAATCATCAAAAAATCTTCAACGATCAAACCAACATTGGGTTGTAGTCTCAGGCAGACTCGAACTGCCGACCTCTACATTATCAGTGTAGCGCTCTAACCAGCTGAGCTATGAGACTCTAATTGGTATGCAGTTTACAGTCTTCAGTTGGCAGTAAGTGCTTACTGTAGACTGAGTACTGGCTACTGCCTACTCTATTTTATTTTAAATTAACAGCGGATGAGAATAAACTATTTTTCGTACTAGTTTTTTTGTGTTTCCTTATTAGTCGTCTTTCTCTAGAAAGGAGGTGTTCCAGCCGCACCTTCCGGTACGGCTACCTTGTTACGACTTAGCCCTAGTTACCAATTTTACCCTAGGCCGCTCCTTGCGGTGACGGACTTCAGGTACTCCCAGCTTCCATGGCTTGACGGGCGGTGTGTACAAGGCCCGGGAACGTATTCACCGCATCATGGCTGATATGCGATTACTAGCGATTCCAGCTTCACGGAGTCGAGTTGCAGACTCCGATCCGAACTGTGATAGGGTTTATAGATTCGCTCCTGCTCGCGCAGTGGCTGCTCTCTGTCCCTACCATTGTAGCACGTGTGTAGCCCAGGACGTAAGGGCCGTGATGATTTGACGTCATCCCCACCTTCCTCACGGTTTGCACCGGCAGTCTTGCTAGAGTTCCCATCTTTACATGCTGGCAACTAACAACAGGGGTTGCGCTCGTTATAGGACTTAACCTGACACCTCACGGCACGAGCTGACGACAACCATGCAGCACCTTGTAGAGTGTCCGAAGAAAAGCCGATCTCTCAGCCTGTCACTCTACATTTAAGCCCTGGTAAGGTTCCTCGCGTATCATCGAATTAAACCACATGCTCCACCGCTTGTGCGGGCCCCCGTCAATTCCTTTGAGTTTCATTCTTGCGAACGTACTCCCCAGGTGGGATACTTATCACTTTCGCTTAGCCACCCAGACCGAAGTCCGGACAGCTAGTATCCATCGTTTACGGCGTGGACTACCGGGGTATCTAATCCCGTTCGCTCCCCACGCTTTCGTCCATCAGTGTCAATATATTGTTAGTAATCTGCCTTCGCAATTGGTATTCTATGTAATATCTATGCATTTCACCGCTACACCACATATTCTAACTACTTCACAATAATTCAAGATAACCAGTATCAAGGGCAATTCTACGGTTGAGCCGCAGACTTTCACCCCTGACTTAATCATCCACCTACGGACCCTTTAAACCCAATGATTCCGGATAACGCTTGGATCCTCCGTATTACCGCGGCTGCTGGCACGGAGTTAGCCGATCCTTATTCTTACGGTACCGTCAAGCCGCTACGCGTAGCGGTGTTTCTTCCCGTATAAAAGCAGTTTACAACCCATAGGGCAGTCTTCCTGCACGCGGCATGGCTGGATCAGAGTTGCCTCCATTGTCCAATATTCCTCACTGCTGCCTCCCGTAGGAGTCTGGTCCGTGTCTCAGTACCAGTGTGGGGGATCCCCCTCTCAGGGCCCCTACCTATCGTCGCCATGGTGTGCCGTTACCACACCATCTAGCTAATAGGACGCAGAGCCATCTTATACCGATAAATCTTTAATGTACAGATCATGAAATCTATACATACTATGGAGTATTAGTCAGAATTTCTTCTGGTTATTCTCCAGTACAAGGTAGGTTCTATACGCGTTACTCACCCGTGCGCCGGTCGTCATCTGTAGCAAGCTACAATGTTACCCCTCGACTTGCATGTGTTAGGCCTGCCGCTAGCGTTCATCCTGAGCCAGGATCAAACTCTTCATCGTTAAATTTTTAAAGTCATTTACGACTTCTTGTCTTTAACAACCAATAGGAATTTCTAATGCTCAAAATGGTCTATTCTCTTTGTTTGATTAAAATTGTTTCTTAGATTCCCGTTTTCACGGGAATGACAAACTAATGTTTTGCTGTTTCCAGCAAGACATCTTTTCAATCTTACGCTGTCAATTCAATATGTTTATGAACTTTTTTTCTCTTTGCCAATCTCGTTTCCTCGTTTAGCGGGTGCAAATATAAAACCCTTTTTTGAACCCCGCAATACTTTTTGATTTTTTTTTGAAAAATTTTATTTTTTTCCTTTTTCTCGACCAAAACCGTATCTTGAATGAACTTTCGCCTTACAGGTTCGTACCCGTTTTAGCGGCTGCAAACATACGACACATTTTCCATTTACCAACAACTTTTTTCGCCTTTTTTTTGTTCTTTTTTTTTGCCACGCACAACCCCCTTAATTACTGAGGGTTAGGGTTGGTTTTTTTTATTGAACCCTAACCCGGTTTGCATACTCCGGCCCAGGGTTGCGGGTTTTGTTTTTTGGTGTGTAACATATATTATGGTATAACTTTTTTTGCGGGCGGCACCCAAACCATAACCTTGTGCAACGCCCAGCGCTGTGCGGCCCGCGTTAGGGATAGCAGTGGCATCCTTTTTTGAGGGACGAGAAAAAGATATAACGGATAGCCCGACCCTGCCCTTTTGCAGGGGAACGCCCAAAGAAAAAATATGTTTATATATTATATATGTATTGTGTGGATTTATTTATACTAGTATCTTTGCAAACTGAATTTAATTTTTTTTAATGATACATATAACATTACCTGATGGCAGCGTGAAAACGTTTGAAGAGAACGTTACACCTATGGATGTTGCCAAAAGCATAAGTGAGGGATTTGCGCGAAATGTAATTTCGGCCAGTTTTAATGGTACAACCGTAGAAACTGTTACACCATTAACCACCGATGGCGCACTGGTTTTATACACATGGCGCGATGACGAAGGCAAAACGGCGTTTTGGCACTCTTCGGCACATGTATTGGCACAGGCTATTGAGGAATTGTATCCGGATGCTAAACTTACCATTGGCCCTGCTATTGAAAATGGGTTTTATTATGATGTAGATTTTGGTGATCACGTGGTTTCGGAAAAAGATTTTAAAAAGATTGAAACCAAGATGTTGGAGATTGCCCGTGGTAAGCACGATTTTAAAATGCGTTCGGCAAGTAAAGCTGATGCACTGGAGCTATATAAGGACAACCCGTTTAAAACAGAATTGATAGAGAATTTAGAGGATGGTACGATTACTTTTTGCGACCACTCGACATTTACCGATTTGTGCCGTGGCGGACACATACCTAACACCGGCATTATTAAAGCGGTTAAGGTATTGAGTGTTGCCGGTGCTTATTGGCGCGGTGATGAAAACAAACCACAACTAACTCGTGTTTACGGTATATCGTTCCCAAAGCAAAAAGATCTTACGGCTTATTTAGAAATGCTTGAAGAAGCCAAAAAACGTGACCACCGTAAACTTGGTGCAGCGTTGGAATTGTTTACTTTTTCGCAAAAAGTTGGTCAAGGATTGCCGCTTTGGTTGCCAAAAGGCGCTGCCTTACGCGAGCGTTTAGAGAACTTTTTAAAAGCGGCTCAAAAGAAAGCGGGTTACGAAATGGTGGTTACACCGCACATAGGCCAGAAGGAGCTATATGTTACTTCCGGTCATTATGCTAAATATGGCGAAGATAGTTTTCAGCCCATTCACACTCCTAAGGAAGATGAAGAGTTTTTATTGAAGCCCATGAATTGTCCGCACCACTGCGAAATTTACAAAAGCAGTCCATGGAGTTATAAAGATTTACCAAAACGTTTTGCTGAATTTGGTACTGTTTACAGATACGAACAAAGCGGCGAGTTGCATGGCTTAACCCGTGTACGCGGCTTTACTCAAGATGATGCACATATATTTTGTACGCCAGAACAATTGGATAAAGAATTTAAAGATGTGATTGATTTGGTGCTTTATGTATTTGGTTCGTTAGGGTTTGAAAACTTTACAGCACAGGTTTCTGTAAGGGATCCGGAAAATCCAGACAAATATATTGGTACTGTTGAAAATTGGGAAAAAGCAGAGCAAGCCATTATTAATGCTGCGGAAGAAAAAGGCTTAAATTATGTTATTGAAACTGGTGAGGCCGCTTTTTATGGTCCGAAATTGGACTTTATGGTTAAAGATGCCTTAGGCAGAAAGTGGCAATTGGGCACCATTCAAGTAGATTACACCCTGCCCGAGCGTTTTGATTTAACCTATAAAGGCAGTGATAATGAGCTACACAGACCTATTATGATACACCGTGCACCGTTCGGCAGTATGGAACGTTTTGTTGCTTTATTACTTGAACATACAGGTGGTAATTTCCCTATTTGGTTGATGCCCGTTCAAACAATTATACTATCAATTAGTGAGAAATATGAAAAATACTCTGAAAAAGTTTTAAATTTGCTAGAAAATAACGAAATTCGCGCCCTCGTTGACCATAGAAATGAGACGATAGGGAAAAAAATACGTGAAGCTGAGATGCAGAAACACCCTTATATGATTATTATTGGTGAACAAGAAGAACAAGAAGGCAAAATTACGGTAAGACAACACGGAGGTGCAGATTTAGGAATGATTACTGTAGAAGCTTTTACAGAAATCATAAAAGAAGATATTAAAAAAACATTAAAATCATTTTAATAATAAATAAGTTTAATTTAAAACCATAACGCCATAGCAATTAGAAGAAGACATCAACCCAGAAGGGTTTCACAAGAGGACAAACATAAGATTAACTCTAAGATTACAGCGCAAAAAGTACGCCTTGTTGGAGACAACGTAGAAATTGGTATTTACACCAAAGGTGATGCTATGAGAATAGCAAACGAGCAGGAATTAGATCTTGTAGAGATTTCACCAAATGCTGATCCTCCGGTATGTAAGGTTATGGATTATAAAAAGTTTCTTTACGAACAAAAGAAACGCGATAAAGCTTTAAAATCTAAAGCTACAAAAGTAACGATTAAAGAAATTCGTTTTGGTCCTCAAACTGACGATCATGATTACGAATTTAAAAAGAAACATGCTGAGAAGTTCTTGAAAGAAGGTGCAAAATTAAAAGCTTTTGTATTCTTTAAAGGACGATCCATCATATTTAAGGAGCAAGGTCAAATATTATTGCTACGCTTAGCACAGGATTTGGAAGAATTAGGAAAAGTGGAGCAAATGCCTCGGTTAGAAGGTAAACGAATGACCATGTTTATTGCTCCCCATAAAAAGTAAGGCTTCAACCACGATTAACAATCGAGAAGCTCAATTGAAATAAAAAAATGCTAAAGTAATCCCGATAATTATCGGGACAGCATAAAGATAATTAAGCGAAATAATTAAAAAACTAGGAGAAAAATGCCTAAAATGAAAACAAAATCTAGTGCCAAAAAGCGTTTTAAGCTTACAGGTACTGGTAAAATTAAAAGAAAGCACGCTTTTAAGAGTCACATCTTAACAAAGAAATCTAAAAAGCGTAAGCTAGCGTTAACCCATGATACTTTAGTACATAAGGCTGACGAAGACAATGTTAAAACCATGTTGCGTTTAAAGTAACACCGTTTTAACCGGTTAAAACAATTTATAAACCCTGGAGTTAGGCAACCAAGTACGACGTTTGAAGTACGAAGTTAGAAGTACCGATTATCGGCCGCCTACTACAAAAAACAATTAAAATTATGCCAAGATCAGTAAATTCTGTAGCCAAAAGAGCCAGAAGAAAAAAGGTAATAAAACAAGCAAAAGGCTATTTCGGACGTCGTAAAAACGTTTGGACAGTAGCAAAAAATGCGGTTGATAAAGCGATGCAATATTCGTACAGAGACCGTAGAAACAAAAAAAGAACATTCCGTGCTTTATGGATTACGCGTATTAACGCTGGAGCCAGAGAACATGGTTTATCTTATTCTCAATTTATGGGGAAATTAAGAGCTAATGATATTGAATTAAACCGTAAGGTTTTAGCAGATTTAGCCATGAATAACCCAGAGGCTTTTAAAGCTGTAGTAGAGAAAGTAAAATAAGGCGTTTCGCCTATTGTAAAACATATTATTCGCTTAATATAAAAATCCGATTCTTAATTGAATCGGATTTTTTTTGTTTAACTAAAATTAACTTTTAAATAACCATTCTCTACTAAAGGAGTGTTATTTTTGCAAGTTATTAAAACAAGCCTAGGCATGAATCTATCAAAAGTAAAATTAGTGGTTACCGACATGGATGGTACGTTACTAAACTCACAACATCAAGTGAGTTCTGAGTTTTTTAAATTGTTCAATAAAATATCAGACCACGGCGTTCTGTTTGTCGCCGCCAGCGGACGCCCCCACTATAGCATTACCCAGAAACTTAACGGTATAAAAAACGATATTATTATAGTTTCAGAAAATGGTGGACTTGTTTCTAAAAAGGATGAAACCCTACTTTCTACGCCTATAAAAACAAATCAGCTTTCAGAAATTACAAGATTGATTGATTCATTAGAAAATGCTCACCCTGTTTTCTGTGGAAAAACCAAAGCCTTCATTACAAAAAACTCATTAGCCATAGCGGATGTTTTAACCGAATATTATCCGAGTTATCAAATTATTGAAAACATTGAAGAGATTAAAGAACCCATTTACAAGGTTTCTCTTTACCATAATGAAGATTCAGAAAAGCATATTTATCCGCACGTTAAACATTTAGAATCACAATTTAAAGTAAAAACTTCTGCCAGACATTGGGTGGATATTTCTGATAATTTGGCCAATAAGGGACACGCGATTAAATTGCTGCAAGATTCGTATCGTATTTCGGCTGAAGAAACGATGGTTTTTGGCGATTATCACAACGATATAGAAATGCTAAAACAGGGTTATTTTAGCTACGCCATGAAAAACGCCCATGAAACTGTAAAACAAACAGCGCGTTTTGAAACCAAAACCAATGATGAGTTTGGTGTTGAATACATTTTACAAAAATTAATTGTTGACAAAGAGGGGCAATAAAACAATCTCAAAAGCACTTAAATACCGTAGGCAGTAATTACAACATGTCGCGAACCGCCCGAATTTCTGTGTTCGCACAAATAAATACCTTGCCAAATCCCTAAATTTAGTTTCCCGTTGGTTATAGGTATCTGTACCGAGGCGCCTAAAACCGATGCTTTTATATGTGCCGGCATATCATCAGACCCTTCGTATGTATGCTCGTAATACGGCGCATGTTCAGGAATCATTTTATTGAAATGACTTTCAAAATCGGTTCTCACCGTATAATCGGCATTTTCATTTATCGTTAAACTCGCCGATGTGTGTTTTATAAACACTTGCATCTGCCCTATTTTAATGTCTCTAATTTCTGGAATGGCTTCCAAAATGGAATTGGTAATCAAATGAAACCCTCTTGAGTAAGGTTTTAATTGTATTTTCTTTTGAAAAAATTTCATATAAAATTCGATATTTTATTTTACCGTAACCTCATCAACAAACACCCAAGCATCACCTTTTCGAATATGCCAATCGGGTAATTTGCCTCTATTTTTAGCTGTTATTTTTATAAATGAAACGTCTTGTTTATCAAATTCTGTTTCCATTCTTTTTATAATAGGGTCTCTGTCTTTTACGGTTTCCAAAGTTTTATTTAAAACCGTTTTAAAGGTTTTACCATCTTCTGAAATACTAATAATCACTTGGGTTGGTAACATGACAGATGTTGCGCCAATGTGTTGAAAAAAGTTTAAACCAACAAAAGACAAACTATTGTGTTCCCCTAAATCGATAAGCACTTCAAAATCTTTTTTAGGTAGCCCTTGCCAATTGGGGTCATCGCCTCTTGGATTTGCATACTTATTATTAAATAAGGCCTTGTCGCCTCCACCGCTGTAACTTTCGTTGTAAGGATGGGTGTAAGTCACTTTGCATTTATCGCCAAAACCAGTAGAAAACATTTTCTTTAAAGGATAACCAATGGGCTTGCCCTTTCTAAAAGTTTGTGCGTGAACATTAATAGCCTTTGTGTAGCGTATTGGCGCCGAATATAATGCTGAATTTATTGATGGCTCCGATCCATCCAAGGTATATCGAATCTCATTGATACCCAATTCGTTTTTTAATACAAGCGTAAAATCATTGTCAGCTTTATTATATACGACCTCATAATCCGGCGATAAAGCACTGCCCGCAAAATTGTAACTGAGTTCTTTAAATCTATCAAAATGAATGTCTATTTTTTTAATAAACTTTTCCTTGTTTTTCTGGTTTGGGTTCGTCCAAAGAGCTTCGGACAACGCGCTTAATCTCGGTAGCATCATATATTGCACATGACTTAAAGTTTTGATTTGCTCGGTCCATAAATTGGCTTGCCCACCCAAAATATGATGTCTTTTATCTGCCGCAATAACATCGGGAACGGGGTTAAAATCGTAAACCTTTAATAAGCTATTATAGCCTCCCCAAGATGGTGGTTCAAACTCGCTTTTGCCTTGATTATGGTCGAAATACAAAGGCGATCCGGGAGACATCACCACATCGTGACCCATATTTGCAGCTTCAATTCCGCCTTCAAACCCGCGCCACGACATTACGGTTGCCCGCTCTGGCAAACCGCCTTCCAAAATTTCATCCCACCCCATTAACTTTTTGTTTTTGGAATAAATGAATTTTTCCATGCGTTTTACAAAATAACTTTGTAACTCCTCGGCATTTTCAAGATTTTCATCCAGCATTCTTTTTTGGCATTTTTTACAATTTAACCACGATTGTTTTCCAACCTCGTCGCCACCTATATGCAAATATTCATTTGGAAAAAGGGGCACAACCTCGCTAATTATATCTTGTAAAAACTCGAAAGCACCATCGTTTCCGGCACAATACACTCCAGATGTTCCTTCGCCATCACAACTAAACTCCGGATAACATTGCAGTGCAGCTTCAGAATGTCCAGGCATTTCAATTTCTGGAATCACATCAATATATCGTTCGGCAGCATAGGCTACAACCTCTTTAATATCAGCTTTGGTGTAAAACCCGCCGTAAACCTCAGCACCGCTATCCTTATAAGTGGCTTCATAATCTTCCCAAGGTTTTTTATGCTCCTTTACTTTGCGCCAAGCCCCTTTTTTAGTTAACTCCGGATACTTATCAATTTGAATTCTCCAACCAATACCATCAACCAAATGCCAATGGAATTTATTCATTTTATGCATGGCTAAAATGTCGATTACTTCTTTAACGGAATCTTTAGGGAAGAAATGCCGCGATACATCCAACATCAAACCGCGCCAACCAAATTCCGGAGCATCATTTATATTCATAAAATTAAGGGTTGGTACTTTTATTAGTGCCTTTGGCGTTAGCATCTGCTTTAAGGTTTGCACGCCATAAAACACACCATGATAGCTTTTCCCTGTAATTGAAACACCTTTATTTGACACCTTAAGTTGATACGCTTCGTTATGCTCAACTTCTTCTGATATTTTTAAATGAATGGCATTATTTTGAATTTTGGTCGAGGTGTTTAGTTTTATACTGAAGTTTTTATCAAAAAAAGTAACCAATTCATTCGCAATTCGTTTTGCTTCTTCTGAATTTTCAGAAACAATCACCGTATTTTCAGTCACTGTAAACGTGCCCTGTTGATACTCGATAAGGTTTGGCTGTGGAATTATGCCTGTTTTTACTGGCTCTTCATTTTTACAGGAAACCATTACCAAAAAGAAAAAACATAGGAGCTGTTTGAAAATTTTCATAAAATCAAAATTCGAATTAACATGGTTGTTTTAACAAAGTTAAGTATAAGAAATAGAAATAAACATACTTTTTCTAATCATAAATCATCATTTTAAATTTATTTCTACGCAACCTTTTTGGCTTTTTATCATCTATAAATAAACCCCTAAATATTAAAAATATCAAAATAATGAAGAAGAGTATTATAATCGTTTTAAGCTGTTTTTTTATGTTTTCAAGCTGTTCAACCAGTGAAAACCCGATTGACCCTCAAAAAGTAAAATATTTGTGGCATTTGGTTAACGTAAGTGGTGGTGTTGCAGGTGTTAATGAAACCTTTAGCCTTGACACCATTGTATGGGCTTTTAACGATGCTGACAAGACGTTGGTTGTTGAAAACAATAATGATGACGACACGATTGAAGATGCGTTGGATTCTGGAATTTATGACTTTGATGTTATTGAAGGTGCTAGTGGAAAAACCTTTTTAACAATTAATGAGACCGAATTTGGCAATTTTGAGATTTCGCAAAGCGCGCTAACAATTAACCAAAATATTACGACAACCGGTACGGGTTCTGATGGGTTTATATATACATTCCAAAGAACCATTGAATTGATTGACTAATCATTTTTAAATCACAAAAAGCGCTATAAACTAGTAACTAAAAATTAGTTGCTTATTTGAATTTCATAAAAAAACCGAGACATTTCTATCTCGGTTTTTTTATGTTTTCAATTACTTAAAATATAGGGCAAGATTTAATCATTGAATTGTATCTATTTCAAAAAATCAATCAGGTTTTATACTGTTTCCATCTTTTGGCCTAATACTGCTGCCGTCCTTTGGTCTTATACTACCTCCGTCCTTGGGCCTAATACTACTACCATCTTTTGGTCTAATACTACCTCCGTCTTTTGGATGTATGGTTTCTGAATTTTCATTGCTTGCCATAATATATTTTTTTAAAGTTATGCTCTATATTACTGAAAAAATGTAACTTTAACAAGCTATTAATCCCATTTTACTCTTAACCACTTCATT
Protein-coding regions in this window:
- the thrS gene encoding threonine--tRNA ligase, translated to MIHITLPDGSVKTFEENVTPMDVAKSISEGFARNVISASFNGTTVETVTPLTTDGALVLYTWRDDEGKTAFWHSSAHVLAQAIEELYPDAKLTIGPAIENGFYYDVDFGDHVVSEKDFKKIETKMLEIARGKHDFKMRSASKADALELYKDNPFKTELIENLEDGTITFCDHSTFTDLCRGGHIPNTGIIKAVKVLSVAGAYWRGDENKPQLTRVYGISFPKQKDLTAYLEMLEEAKKRDHRKLGAALELFTFSQKVGQGLPLWLPKGAALRERLENFLKAAQKKAGYEMVVTPHIGQKELYVTSGHYAKYGEDSFQPIHTPKEDEEFLLKPMNCPHHCEIYKSSPWSYKDLPKRFAEFGTVYRYEQSGELHGLTRVRGFTQDDAHIFCTPEQLDKEFKDVIDLVLYVFGSLGFENFTAQVSVRDPENPDKYIGTVENWEKAEQAIINAAEEKGLNYVIETGEAAFYGPKLDFMVKDALGRKWQLGTIQVDYTLPERFDLTYKGSDNELHRPIMIHRAPFGSMERFVALLLEHTGGNFPIWLMPVQTIILSISEKYEKYSEKVLNLLENNEIRALVDHRNETIGKKIREAEMQKHPYMIIIGEQEEQEGKITVRQHGGADLGMITVEAFTEIIKEDIKKTLKSF
- the infC gene encoding translation initiation factor IF-3, which codes for MAIRRRHQPRRVSQEDKHKINSKITAQKVRLVGDNVEIGIYTKGDAMRIANEQELDLVEISPNADPPVCKVMDYKKFLYEQKKRDKALKSKATKVTIKEIRFGPQTDDHDYEFKKKHAEKFLKEGAKLKAFVFFKGRSIIFKEQGQILLLRLAQDLEELGKVEQMPRLEGKRMTMFIAPHKK
- the rpmI gene encoding 50S ribosomal protein L35; protein product: MPKMKTKSSAKKRFKLTGTGKIKRKHAFKSHILTKKSKKRKLALTHDTLVHKADEDNVKTMLRLK
- the rplT gene encoding 50S ribosomal protein L20 translates to MPRSVNSVAKRARRKKVIKQAKGYFGRRKNVWTVAKNAVDKAMQYSYRDRRNKKRTFRALWITRINAGAREHGLSYSQFMGKLRANDIELNRKVLADLAMNNPEAFKAVVEKVK
- a CDS encoding HAD family hydrolase, with amino-acid sequence MNLSKVKLVVTDMDGTLLNSQHQVSSEFFKLFNKISDHGVLFVAASGRPHYSITQKLNGIKNDIIIVSENGGLVSKKDETLLSTPIKTNQLSEITRLIDSLENAHPVFCGKTKAFITKNSLAIADVLTEYYPSYQIIENIEEIKEPIYKVSLYHNEDSEKHIYPHVKHLESQFKVKTSARHWVDISDNLANKGHAIKLLQDSYRISAEETMVFGDYHNDIEMLKQGYFSYAMKNAHETVKQTARFETKTNDEFGVEYILQKLIVDKEGQ
- a CDS encoding secondary thiamine-phosphate synthase enzyme YjbQ — its product is MKFFQKKIQLKPYSRGFHLITNSILEAIPEIRDIKIGQMQVFIKHTSASLTINENADYTVRTDFESHFNKMIPEHAPYYEHTYEGSDDMPAHIKASVLGASVQIPITNGKLNLGIWQGIYLCEHRNSGGSRHVVITAYGI
- a CDS encoding beta-N-acetylhexosaminidase, with amino-acid sequence MKIFKQLLCFFFLVMVSCKNEEPVKTGIIPQPNLIEYQQGTFTVTENTVIVSENSEEAKRIANELVTFFDKNFSIKLNTSTKIQNNAIHLKISEEVEHNEAYQLKVSNKGVSITGKSYHGVFYGVQTLKQMLTPKALIKVPTLNFMNINDAPEFGWRGLMLDVSRHFFPKDSVKEVIDILAMHKMNKFHWHLVDGIGWRIQIDKYPELTKKGAWRKVKEHKKPWEDYEATYKDSGAEVYGGFYTKADIKEVVAYAAERYIDVIPEIEMPGHSEAALQCYPEFSCDGEGTSGVYCAGNDGAFEFLQDIISEVVPLFPNEYLHIGGDEVGKQSWLNCKKCQKRMLDENLENAEELQSYFVKRMEKFIYSKNKKLMGWDEILEGGLPERATVMSWRGFEGGIEAANMGHDVVMSPGSPLYFDHNQGKSEFEPPSWGGYNSLLKVYDFNPVPDVIAADKRHHILGGQANLWTEQIKTLSHVQYMMLPRLSALSEALWTNPNQKNKEKFIKKIDIHFDRFKELSYNFAGSALSPDYEVVYNKADNDFTLVLKNELGINEIRYTLDGSEPSINSALYSAPIRYTKAINVHAQTFRKGKPIGYPLKKMFSTGFGDKCKVTYTHPYNESYSGGGDKALFNNKYANPRGDDPNWQGLPKKDFEVLIDLGEHNSLSFVGLNFFQHIGATSVMLPTQVIISISEDGKTFKTVLNKTLETVKDRDPIIKRMETEFDKQDVSFIKITAKNRGKLPDWHIRKGDAWVFVDEVTVK